TGAAATTTCTTTAATTTTGTTATTTTGTAACTTTTTGGCTATAAATGTGCTGTGGTCACTGCATATAGCTATTTTTATATTTCTATTTTGGTCTGATATTTCAGAATCAATTATTTCTCAAATAGATTCATTTTCAATCTTGTGCAATATTTTTAGTAAATCTTGTCTTGAAATTTCATCAGCTAAAATAATATTGTTTCTGCCATAAATATTATTTTTATTAACAAATGCAAAATGGAAAACTTGATTTATGTACTCTTCTAATAATGTTTCATAATTTTTTATCGATTCAGATAGTATAGGTCATAATGCTTTAGCAGATGAAGCTAAATTAATTAATGATGAATTTACAAGTCTTTGATTAAATACTTTAGTCGCAATTGCTAAGTCATTCATCGAGTACATTTCTTTATTGATGTTTATGTTATTAGTAGTTGTTTTGTTATACGAATCAGTTATTAATACTATTCCCTCTCTATCAGACAAGGGAACTAATTGCAAGTTTTTAAGTGTTGCATTTTCATTATTTTCAGTAGTAACTAAGGTTACCCCAATAGATTCAGTTATTATTTTTGCTGCTTCTTCAACTGTATTTTCTATTGACACTCTTCTTCGTGCAAAAATGTCTTTTATTCTTTCTTTAAAGGCATTTGTGTCAAAATTTACTAAATACATTGCATAGTACTCATATCCTTTAGCTGAAGGGACTCTCCCACTTGATGTATGCGTTTTTTCTAAAAATCCATACTTTTCCAAATCATTCATTAAGTATCTAACTTTAGCACTAGAAAAATTTAACTTAAAATTTTCTAATAATGCTTGTGAACTAACAGGCACACCGTCTTCAATAAACATTTCAACAGTGTATTTCAAAACTGTTTTTAAGTCTGCAGTTAAACCAAAATCATCTTTTTTAAGCATATTATAATTATAAACTTTTTTAGCATATGAATAGCTAAAGTGCTAAAAAAGTTGCTTAACGTAAAATGCTGTTTTATAGGATTATTTGTCACTTGCATCTTAAAAGATGTTCACTTTAATAATTAGAGTGCTAAAAAAAGAACCTTGGCGGTTCTTTGTTAAGAGTTTACTATTTTGCGCTCTTTTTAGCAAGTCTTTGGTTGAATTTGTCAATCATACCTGTTGCTTTTGTTTTTGCTCTGTCACCAGTATAAACAACGTGACATCCTGAACAAACATCGATTGAAATTGACTTTTTAGTTGTTCCAAATGTAAATTTTTTTGAACATGTTGAGCATGTTGCTTCAACAGTGTTGTATTGTGGATGTATATCTTTTTTCATAATATAATCTCCTAATCTTAACTATTTTGAATAGTGTTCGATAACAAAGTTTTCTTTAACATTTGGATTTAATTCACTTCTGTTAGGAAGTCTGTCAACTTTAGCTTCAAAGTTTTTAACTGTTAATCAAGCAGCAGCAGGTTTTGATTCTAAAGCAGCTTTAACTTGATTATTGTTTTGTGTCTTGGCTTTAAGTGTAATAACATCACCTACAGATATGTGCATAGAAGGAATGTCAGCGTTTTTTCCATTAAGTTGGAAGTGTCCATGTGCTACTAATTGACGAGCTTGTCTTCTTGTTGTTGCAAATCCTGCTCTATAAACAACATTATCAAAACGACTTTCTAAAAGTTGTAGTAAGTTTGTACCAGCAACACCTTTCATTTTGATAGCACGAGCGTAAATTTTTTGTAATTGTTTTTCGCTAATACCATAAATAAATCTTACTTTTTGTTTTTCATATAGGTGCAATCCATAGTCAGAAAGTTTAACACGTTTATTACCATGTTGACCAGGTGCATAGGTACGTTTTTTACCTTTTGAAAATTCTTTTTCGTTTTCTAAAATTGAAATCCCGTAACGACGAGCTTTTTTGAAAACTGGTCCTAAATATCTCATTTTTCCTCTTTCTGCATAAAAACATCAAAAGGAGACAATTTCTCTATTCTTGATGATTTTTTAATGATTTCGGTTTACAGCTAACTTACTTTCAAATCAATAGAAAATATCATATAGTGAATAAATAATTATCTGCTGTTAATTATGCAAAATAAATTTTATTATAAATTTGTAAAAATATAAGCAATTTTATAAGGCAAAATTGCGTAAACCACAAAACACTAATAACACTGTTTTATAGGCTTTTTTGTCAAATGGTTTTTTGAACTAATCTTTTTTAAAATTAAGACTTTAATGACTTAATTACTTTGTTTATTCATAAAGCCATTTTGAAGTACTGAAATTTTCAGGAAACATTCTGCTTTAAATCTTCACTAAAAATATGATATTCAAAAACTATATTTTCCTTTTCAGAATCATAGTAAATTGATACAGAATTTTTGCTGTTATCAGAATAAAGCTTTAAAATTGCATAATTATTCTCGCATCAAGACTTAAATATGACTATTTTGTTAAATAGTTTGCTTTCTAAATATTTATTTTCAATAATTGAAACTAAATTATTTAAATTGGCAAATTCAATTTTTTTATATTTCTTAATAACATGTATACTGCCAAAATTTTCCTTGAGTGAGTTGTATTTGAATGACAGCAAATTGTTTCTATTTCTGTAAATGTTAAGCATTCAAACTAAACATATTAAAAAGTAGTAGTTATTATGAATTTTTGAGTATCTTGGATTAGCATTGATTTTTTCAAATGAGTATGTAAATAAGCAGTTTTCGTCATTTAATAATTCTTCAATAGTATCTGAATTGTAGTAAAAATATCTCATTTTATATTGCTTGATTAATTCAATTATTTGGCTACTTGCATTTGGCGGAATAACAACAAATAATTTTTTAATGTTTACTTGATTAGATCTTTTTAACTCTTCCACTAAAAAATCTAAGTAAAGCAAAACTACTTGATCAAGCGAAAGATTTTTAAGCTTATAATCAATTAAAAAATCAGTTGCTAAATTAGAATAATTATCAATATAAATTATGCTTTGATAGTTTTTTAATTTTGGCAATAGGTTTTTAAATGTATCAAAAAATTTTCTGCTTTTGTTATTGCTTATTTTACTTTTTTTAACCTTAAAACTGGTATCGTAATTACTAAATAATTGCGAACATAACAATAGTGAATAATCATTGTTTACTAAAACTAAGCTTCTTGACTTATAACGAGGTCTTACATTAAAAAATGCTTTAAGAATCTCTTCTTTTGAAGCTTGTGCTGATATTAAATGGTCAACATTTAACAGCTCAGCTTCATAATTAAGGTCATTATCAACTGATTCTAATTTTTTGTTACTACAAAAACTATCGTGCACTTTTTCTAAGATATCTTTTTTTACGTAAAACCTTGTTTTATAGTCATATATGACAATAGATATAAATTTTGAAGTTTTCGAAATTATAAATTTTACTACGTAATCAATTTTGTGCTTGTGGCATGCTATTTCATCAGTAGAAAAGTCTGTGCCAATATGAGAGTCGTATGAATAAACTTTGAAGTTTTTAACAGGTATATTTTTGATGTATTTGACTATTTTATAGTGCTTAAGGTCTCCTTGAAAAGACAATAAAATCTTTTGCTCACTGTTATTATCAAGTATTGAACAAATGTGTTCAAAAACTAAAGAACATGTTTGTTCACTTATTTGTTCTTTTGTTGTTGACTTTAAAATTAATGAGTTTCCTGTAATAGACATTAGGATTTTATTATTTAAATCACTGATCATTAAGCATATCCTTAAAAATTAATCAATATCAATTTCTATAGTCTCTTCATTGATGTCGCCTTTATCTAAGAGAATTTCTTTAGTTTGATTTTTTATATCATCAATGAATTTTTCATCCTCAATAGTTTCATCTAAAGTTGAATCACTCTCTAACTTAACAATCTCAACTGCCTGAATTTGCTCTTTCTTCTTTAAGTTAATTAACTTAACACCTTTTGTTGCTCTACCGGTTTCATTTATATCCTTGATAGGTATTCTTATTGTAAGACCGCTTGTTGTGATCATTAGAATCTCATCATGCGGATTAACAAAACGAGCAAAAACCAAATTACCGGCCTTATCACTGTTTATGCCAATAACACCTTTTCCGCCTCTGTGTACTAATCTAAAAAGACTATGGTGGGTAATTTTACCAAAACCATTTTTGCCAATTGTTAAAATCAATTCACCTTCAGAACTTGATGATGCTGAAATACATGTCTCGTCTTCGGCTAAAGTAATTCCTTTTACACCTGTAGCAATTCTGCTTAAAGCTCTGAATTCATTTGAGTGAAACTTAACAATTCTTTGTTTGCTATTGGCTAATAAAATTAGTTCATCATCATCAATAATCGAAGCACGAATAAGCTCATCTTCCTCTTTGAGG
This sequence is a window from Mycoplasmopsis agalactiae PG2. Protein-coding genes within it:
- the hrcA gene encoding heat-inducible transcriptional repressor HrcA, with the translated sequence MLKKDDFGLTADLKTVLKYTVEMFIEDGVPVSSQALLENFKLNFSSAKVRYLMNDLEKYGFLEKTHTSSGRVPSAKGYEYYAMYLVNFDTNAFKERIKDIFARRRVSIENTVEEAAKIITESIGVTLVTTENNENATLKNLQLVPLSDREGIVLITDSYNKTTTNNININKEMYSMNDLAIATKVFNQRLVNSSLINLASSAKALWPILSESIKNYETLLEEYINQVFHFAFVNKNNIYGRNNIILADEISRQDLLKILHKIENESIWEIIDSEISDQNRNIKIAICSDHSTFIAKKLQNNKIKEISLVGTNRMNYAKGISALEILEELINEYDE
- the rpmE gene encoding 50S ribosomal protein L31; amino-acid sequence: MKKDIHPQYNTVEATCSTCSKKFTFGTTKKSISIDVCSGCHVVYTGDRAKTKATGMIDKFNQRLAKKSAK
- the rpsD gene encoding 30S ribosomal protein S4; amino-acid sequence: MRYLGPVFKKARRYGISILENEKEFSKGKKRTYAPGQHGNKRVKLSDYGLHLYEKQKVRFIYGISEKQLQKIYARAIKMKGVAGTNLLQLLESRFDNVVYRAGFATTRRQARQLVAHGHFQLNGKNADIPSMHISVGDVITLKAKTQNNNQVKAALESKPAAAWLTVKNFEAKVDRLPNRSELNPNVKENFVIEHYSK
- a CDS encoding MAG5620 family putative phospho-sugar mutase; protein product: MSITGNSLILKSTTKEQISEQTCSLVFEHICSILDNNSEQKILLSFQGDLKHYKIVKYIKNIPVKNFKVYSYDSHIGTDFSTDEIACHKHKIDYVVKFIISKTSKFISIVIYDYKTRFYVKKDILEKVHDSFCSNKKLESVDNDLNYEAELLNVDHLISAQASKEEILKAFFNVRPRYKSRSLVLVNNDYSLLLCSQLFSNYDTSFKVKKSKISNNKSRKFFDTFKNLLPKLKNYQSIIYIDNYSNLATDFLIDYKLKNLSLDQVVLLYLDFLVEELKRSNQVNIKKLFVVIPPNASSQIIELIKQYKMRYFYYNSDTIEELLNDENCLFTYSFEKINANPRYSKIHNNYYFLICLVWMLNIYRNRNNLLSFKYNSLKENFGSIHVIKKYKKIEFANLNNLVSIIENKYLESKLFNKIVIFKSWCENNYAILKLYSDNSKNSVSIYYDSEKENIVFEYHIFSEDLKQNVSWKFQYFKMALWINKVIKSLKS